In one window of Trichoderma breve strain T069 chromosome 7 map unlocalized scaffold00008, whole genome shotgun sequence DNA:
- a CDS encoding ATP dependent DNA ligase domain-containing protein: MSKWSAKEQKTPNEDALREDDLQYGTGGMTEEELAEKYPNKPRNHSKTLKFSELFRDLFNPLNDNKKQPAGGSVPASKKGPHGLAKLSPQEQRRHIVERFITRWRKEVGDDFYPALRLILPDKDRDRGVYGLKENAIGKLLVKLMKIDKNSEDGYNLLHWKLPAQTTGARLAGDFAGRCFEVISKRPMRLQVGDMTIAEVNHQLDKLAASSGESENLAIFETFYNRMNAEELMWLIRIILKQMKVGATEKTFLYLWHPDGEALFSVSSSLKRVCWELYDPEFRLEQDEAGIALMQCLQPQLAQFQMPASFQKMIELLRPTEDDAEFWIEEKLDGERMQMHMMEDPSHPGGRRFCFWSRKAKDYTYLYGNGLLDENSSLTRHLKNAFAPGVRNLILDGEMITWDMGVDKIVPFGTLKSAAIAEQNNKSDSNAAGHRPLFRVFDILYLNDKQLTQYTLRDRRNALSKAVKSVHRRLEVHEYTKATSADAIEPLLREVVANASEGLVLKNPRSMYRLNSRNDDWLKVKPEYMSEFGESLDCVIIGGYYGSGRRGGILSSYLCGLRVTQNHIQAGANPEKCFSFFKVGGGFRTEDYAEIRHRTDGKWMEWDPKNPPSEYIELGGGEAKQYERPDMWIRPKDSVVVSVKAASVGPSDQFARGFTLRFPRFRRLRLDRSWDTSLSLEEFQELKQRVETELKAIEMTVEDRRRRNPKRIKKELVIAGDDAAPPQYEGDKSKLFEGLEFCVLSESLKPYKKTKTQLESIIKENGGSISQRAAAGTKMVLIGDKKVVKVASLIKDGDVDIIRPRWIKDCLEQPNGGFLLPYEKSHLFHATDALVDAAAQNTDQFGDSYARDVSVDELRELLRDMPKLERMESFDKVLFLEQLEQHGKDVTTLRNFMFSRCRVLFYLADDAKENTKDKWERYIRYGGGSCSQELDDETVTHIVVLGDDVMEIGDVGDKLRSRLSSRRKMPRLVSEKWVEESWREKTLLDEERYIV; this comes from the exons ATGAGCAAATGGTCGGCCAAGGAGCAAAAGACCCCCAACGAAGATGCGCTGAGGGAAGATGACCTTCAATATGGCACAGGGGGGATGACGGAGGAGGAATTGGCCGAAAA ATATCCCAATAAGCCGAGGAATCATTCCAAGACGCTCAAGTTCTCAGAGCTATTCAGGGATCTCTTCAACCCATTGAATGacaacaagaagcagcccGCTGGTGGATCGGTGCCTGCCAGCAAAAAGGGCCCCCATGGACTGGCCAAGCTGTCGCCGCAGGAGCAGAGACGACACATTGTCGAGAGATTCATCACGCGATGGAGAAAGGAAGTCGGTGATGACTTTTATCCTGCTCTGCGCCTCATCCTACCAGACAAGGACCGTGATCGTGGTGTCTACGGGCTGAAAGAGAATGCTATAGGGAAGCTTCTCGTCAAGCTGATGAAGATTGACAAAAACTCCGAGGACGGCTACAATCTCTTGCACTGGAAGCTGCCGGCCCAAACAACCGGGGCACGTCTAGCTGGCGATTTCGCCGGCCGATGCTTCGAAGTCATCTCGAAACGGCCAATGCGCCTGCAGGTGGGCGACATGACGATTGCAGAGGTCAATCACCAACTCGACAAGCTGGCTGCCTCGAGCGGAGAATCCGAGAACCTTGCCATCTTTGAAACCTTTTACAACCGCATGAATGCGGAAGAGCTTATGTGGCTCATTCGCATCATtttgaagcagatgaaggtGGGCGCTACCGAAAAGACGTTTCTGTATCTGTGGCACCCCGATGGCGAGGCTCTCTTCAGCGTGTCGTCAAGTCTCAAACGCGTATGCTGGGAACTCTACGATCCCGAGTTTAGACTCGAACAGGATGAGGCGGGTATTGCACTGATGCAGTGCCTCCAACCACAGCTCGCCCAGTTCCAAATGCCAGCCTCGTTCCAAAAGATGATTGAACTCTTGCGACCGACGGAAGATGACGCCGAGTTTTGGATAGAGGAAAAGCTGGATGGCGAGCGCATGCAGATGCACATGATGGAGGATCCCAGCCATCCAGGAGGGCGACGGTTTTGCTTCTGGTCAAGAAAGGCCAAAGACTATACCTATCTATATGGCAACGGTCTGCTTGATGAAAATTCTAGCTTGACGAGACATTTAAAAAATGCCTTTGCGCCTGGTGTTCGAAACCTGATTTTGGATGGCGAGATGATTACTTGGGACATGGGTGTTGACAAGATTGTTCCTTTTGGTACTCTGAAATCGGCAGCCATAGCGGAACAAAACAACAAGTCTGATTCGAATGCGGCCGGCCACCGCCCCTTGTTTCGGGTATTTGACATACTGTACCTAAACGACAAGCAATTGACCCAGTATACCCTGCGCGATCGCCGGAACGCTCTGAGCAAGGCAGTCAAGTCAGTACATCGGCGGTTAGAAGTTCACGAATACACAAAGGCAACATCAGCCGATGCCATTGAGCCGCTTTTGAGAGAAGTGGTTGCCAATGCATCAGAAGGACTCGTGTTGAAGAATCCACGATCCATGTATCGTCTCAACAGCCGCAACGACGACTGGCTAAAGGTGAAGCCCGAGTACATGTCGGAATTCGGCGAGTCGCTCGACTGTGTCATTATTGGTGGCTACTACGGctcaggaagaagaggaggaataTTGTCGAGTTATTTGTGCGGTCTCCGCGTGACCCAGAACCACATTCAGGCCGGTGCCAACCCAGAGAAATGCTTTAGCTTCTTCAAAGTTGGCGGCGGCTTTCGAACAGAGGACTATGCCGAGATTCGGCATCGCACTGACGGCAAATGGATGGAATGGGATCCCAAAAACCCGCCTTCAGAGTACATTGAGCtgggtggtggtgaagcCAAACAGTATGAACGGCCTGACATGTGGATTCGACCCAAAGATTCTGTTGTAGTCTCTGTCAAGGCCGCCAGCGTTGGCCCTTCAGATCAATTCGCTCGAGGCTTCACATTGAGGTTCCCTCGGTTCCGACGCCTACGACTCGACCGAAGCTGGGATACATCATTATCCCTGGAAGAGTTTCAAGAGCTCAAACAGAGGGTAGAAACCGAGTTGAAGGCGATAGAAATGACGGTGGAAGATCGCAGAAGGCGAAATCCGAAGCGaatcaagaaggagctcgTCATTGCGGGCGATGATGCGGCACCTCCTCAATACGAAGGCGACAAGTCGAAGCTATTTGAAGGTCTCGAGTTTTGCGTGCTCTCCGAGTCCCTGAAACCAtacaaaaagacaaaaacacAGCTAGAATCAATCATCAAGGAAAACGGCGGCTCCATTTCACAGAGGGCCGCTGCAGGCACAAAAATGGTTCTCATCGGTGACAAGAAGGTGGTCAAGGTCGCCAGCTTAATCAAAGACGGAGACGTGGACATAATTCGACCAAGATGGATCAAGGACTGTCTAGAGCAGCCCAACGGAGGATTCCTGCTCCCGTACGAGAAAAGTCATCTATTTCATGCGACGGATGCCTTGGTCGATGCCGCGGCGCAGAATACAGATCAATTTGGCGACAGCTACGCACGAGATGTAAGCGTAGACGAGTTACGAGAACTGTTGCGCGACATGCCCAAACTCGAAAGAATGGAATCATTCGACAAGGTCCTGTTCCTAGAACAGCTAGAACAGCACGGCAAAGACGTCACCACGCTACGAAACTTTATGTTCTCACGCTGCAGAGTGCTCTTCTACCTTGCAGACGACGCAAAGGAGAATACCAAGGATAAATGGGAGCGATACATCCGATATGGCGGCGGGTCGTGCAGCCAGGAGCTAGACGACGAGACGGTAACGCATATTGTGGTGCTGGGAGACGATGTGATGGAGATTGGGGACGTGGGCGACAAGTTACGCTCGAGATTGAGTTCAAGGCGGAAGATGCCGAGGTTGGTGAGCGAGAAGTGGGTGGAGGAGagttggagagagaagacgctGCTTGATGAGGAGCGGTATATCGTCTGA
- a CDS encoding corA-like mg2+ transporter protein domain-containing protein, translated as MEPIDEAEASVSPSTRPAFNRVHYNLSLDTNSSTSPPQADVQRLSRSDTAVHREPFSPLRRRKSSRVMTFRTIDDTDDFDFDATYTERPGWQPGSEPGFDPNLPDGGHASMPTLSAPCEITVVDFSKDRMAKKHFDNDGFVSFLTEPKEEWAKCRWININGLSWDVIQAVGAHKGLHKLALEDIMNIRNRTKADWYPSHAFIVMTLQKLVHLVDEDDDSDVSSLLSSRSTTKLKNLFRGFGRSKESKVPGSGSSSDPEKRTVTKCMTELSETPELHETSMIRSLQRYHASGNEIRTEYMEANSILAPLNLAVAAEQVSIFLTADNTVISFFEVSAGDVERPIVTRLSNPGTVLRESCDASLLVQAIIDAIIDLAIPLTAVYNDVLGDLELDVLTSPSIKQCKNLYICISEINKMLRFLNPIDNLVNVLRDHRTSLTHEQAVLELENPASGVIVTPMTHTYLGDVLDHCIIITEALEQCKQSSENLINLIFNTISANQNESMKQLTTVTIIFLPLTFITGFFGQNFPPDGFPEINNGIWYFWACAVPTAFATVLILMREMIYAWFVRVIQRKRVLSNRKRNKAKRKTR; from the exons ATGGAGCCCATCGACGAAGCCGAGGCCAGCGTGTCTccgtcgacgaggccggccTTTAATCGAGTCCACTacaacctcagcctcgacACAAACTCTTCGACTTCGCCTCCCCAGGCCGATGTGCAGCGACTCTCGCGCTCCGACACGGCGGTTCACCGTGAACCGTTTTCACCCCTGCGCCGTCGAAAAAGCAGTCGTGTCATGACCTTTAGAACGATTGACGACACCGACGACTTCGATTTCGATGCTACCTACACAGAGCGTCCAGGCTGGCAGCCCGGCTCGGAACCTGGGTTCGATCCGAATTTGCCTGATGGCGGACATGCTTCGATGCCGACGCTGAGCGCGCCGTGCGAGATTACCGTTGTGGACTTTTCGAAGGACAGGATGGCCAAGAAACACTTTGATAATGATGGCTTTGTGTCGTTTCTGACGGAGCCAAAGGAGGAGTGGGCAAAGTGCCGTTGGATCAATATCAATGGGCTCTCTTGGGATGTGATTCAGGCGGTTGGCGCGCACAAGGGCCTGCATAAGCTTGCGCTGGAGGATATCATGAATATTAGGAACAGGACTAAGGCCGACTGGTACCCGAGCCACGCCTTTATCGTCATGacgctgcagaagctggtcCATCTcgttgacgaggacgatgactCTGACGTGAGCAGCCTCTTATCGTCACGGTCTACGACGAAGCTCAAGAACCTGTTTCGTGGGTTTGGCCGCagcaaggagagcaaggttCCTGGGTCGGGCTCTTCGTCGGATCCTGAGAAGCGGACTGTTACAAAGTGCATGACGGAGCTGTCTGAGACGCCAGAGCTGCATGAGACATCCATGATTCGGTCGCTGCAGCGGTATCATGCTTCGGGGAATGAGATTCGAACGGAGTACATGGAGGCGAATTCGATCCTTGCGCCGCTCAACCTGGCTGTTGCGGCTGAGCAAGTGTCCATCTTCCTGACGGCGGACAACACTGTTATTTCCTTCTTTGAGGTTTCTGCTGGAGATGTGGAGAGACCAATTGTTACCCGTCTTAGCAACCCGGGTACAGTCTTGCGTGAATCCTGCGATGCCTCGCTGCTTGTCCAGGCCATTATCGATGCCATTATCGATTTGGCCATTCCCCTGACAGCCGTTTACAACGACGTGCTTGGCGATCTGGAGCTGGACGTGCTCACCTCGCCTAGCATCAAGCAGTGCAAAAACCTCTACATCTGCATCAGCGAAATCAACAAGATGCTGCGCTTCCTCAACCCCATCGACAACCTCGTCAACGTCCTCCGCGACCACCGCACCTCCCTCACCCACGAGCAAGCCGTCCTCGAGCTAGAGAACCCGGCCAGCGGCGTCATCGTCACGCCCATGACGCACACGTATCTGGGCGACGTCCTCGATCATTGTATCATTATCACGGAGGCGCTGGAGCAGTGCAAGCAGAGCAGCGAGAATTTGATTAATCTTATTTTCAACACGATTTCGGCGAACCAGAATGAGAGCATGAAGCAGCTGACGACGGTGACGATTATCTTTTTGCCGTTGACGTTTATTACGGGGTTCTTTGGGCAGAACTTCCCGCCGGATGGGTTTCCTGAGATTAATAATGGGATATGGTACTT CTGGGCTTGTGCTGTTCCAACGGCGTTTGCGACGGTGCTTATTCTCATGCGCGAAATGATTTATGCGTGGTTTGTGCGTGTGATTCAGAGGAAGAGGGTGTTGAGTAACAGGAAGAGGAAcaaggcgaagaggaagacgaggtgA
- a CDS encoding lyase domain-containing protein, with protein sequence MTTVTKEQGSKAEGSSAFDAYQTSLTTRYCSPAMSKLFSQRSRHSTWRRLWYHLAECEKELGINTITPEAIEQMKAHLVVTDDEFEIARIEEKIRRHDVMAHVHAFGVVAPAAAGIIHLGATSCFVTDNTELILMRDALDLIAKKLAKVISNLSSFAVKWKAEPTLAYTHLQAAQLITVGKRAAQWAQDLMLDLHTIEQASFLEIFQGDSAKCDELNVLLCKRFDFPGCYDVSTQTYTRKVDLIIANAVAGLGATAQKITGDLRHLATWKEIEEPHESSQIGSSAMAYKVNPMRSERVYSLARELMSKPASFANTLSDQWMERTLDDSAIRRIDIPEMFLLADAILLGLDNISSGLVVYPNRIAFRVQEELPFMITETIIMRMVAQGASRQETHEQIRVISNQAGSVVKNEGKPNDLVSRIQNNEFFKPIWGDIHGMLKADLYIGRSAEIVDKYCGPGGVVEKALAPYAAYIKGSSSAELSV encoded by the exons ATGACGACCGTTACTAAGGAACAGGGCTCCAAGGCGGAGGGCAGCTCTGCGTTCGATGCCTACCAGACGTCTCTTACCACTCGCTACTGCAGCCCCGCCATGTCGAAGCTGTTCAGTCAGCGCTCAAGACACTCGACATGGCGAAGGTTGTGGTACCATCTTGCTGAATGCGAAAAGGAGCTCGgtatcaacaccatcactcCGGAGGCCATTGAACAAATGAAGGCCCATCTTGTGGTTACGGATGACGAGTTTGAGATTGCTCGAATCGAAGAGAAGATTCGCAGACAT GATGTCATGGCG CATGTTCACGCctttggtgttgttgctcCAGCTGCGGCCGGCATCATCCACCTCGGTGCCACAAGCTGCTTCGTCACTGACAATACTGAACTCATTCTTATGCGCGATGCCCTAGATCTTATTGCTAAGAAACTGGCCAAGGTTATCTCAAACCTGTCATCCTTTGCAGTCAAGTGGAAGG CGGAACCTACTCTTGCATACACGCACCTTCAGGCGGCCCAGTTGATCACCGTCGGAAAGCGTGCGGCCCAGTGGGCGCAAGATCTTATGCTTGACCTCCACACTATCGAGCAA gcctccttcttggaaATCTTCCAGGGTGACTCCGCGAAATGTGACGAGCTGAACGTGCTTCTCTGCAAACGATTCGACTTTCCAGGCTGCTATGATGTGTCTACTCAGACCTACACCCGCAAGGTGGACTTGATCATTGCCAACGCCGTCGCGGGTCTTGGTGCGACAGCCCAGAAAATCACGGGAGATTTGAGGCACTTGGCCACAtggaaggagattgaagaacCTCATGAGTCGTCTCAAATTGGATCTTCTGCCATGGCATACAAGGTCAACCCAATGCGGTCCGAGAGAGTTTACAGTTTGGCGCGCGAGTTGATGTCTAAGCCAGCCAGCTTCGCCAACACTCTGTCCGACcaatggatggagaggacCCTTGATGATAGCGCAATCCGCCGAATCGACATCCCAGAGATGTTTTTGCTGGCCGATGCAATTCTGCTTGGACTTGACAATATTTCAAGTGGATTGGTGGTCTATCCCAACCGGATTGCCTTCCGGGTCCAAGAAGAGCTTCCTTTCATGATCACAGAGACG ATCATTATGAGAATGGTTGCTCAAGGAGCATCGAGACAGGAGACACACGAGCAAATTCGTGTCATTTCCAACCAAGCTGGCAGCGTTGTGAAGAACGAGGGCAAGCCCAACGATCTCGTCTCACGCATCCAGAACAACGAATTCTTCAAGCCCATTTGGGGTGATATCCATGGCATGCTCAAGGCAGACCTTTACATTGGCCGTAGTGCCGAAATTGTCGACAAGTATTGCGGTCCTGGGGGAGTTGTTGAAAAGGCGCTGGCGCCATATGCAGCGTACATCAAGGGCTCTAGCTCTGCGGAGCTTAGTGTCTAG
- a CDS encoding alkaline phosphatase domain-containing protein, whose amino-acid sequence MPSERHPLLSNRGESAEAAQAKAALRSSRIREIAFFAWGLLATAAFIVAAVWIQHDAQTGHGDNNNNNTVAPKRNLVFMVSDGMGPASLSLTRSYRQYINNLPENDTLVLDQHFWGTSRTRSSNSLVTDSAAGATAFACGLKSYNGAISVLPDFEPCGSVMEAAKRVGYTTGLVVTTDITDATPATFVSHVLRREMEDSIALQEIGEGVLGRSVDLMLGGGRCHFLPNSTKGGCREDELDVTRLAQEKHGWTYTDNRQGFDALDGGDKVKLPFLGLFAERDVPFEIDRQKQHDVYPSLSEMATTALRALEKATKDSDKGFFLMIEGSRIDHAGHFNDPAAQVREVLEYDKTFKAVLDFIADSKTETVLVATSDHETGGLATAIQEPGHLPVYNWYPRALARATSSAEFLAAKLRSHAASVTPASKDKKKEKREKAKADLKKWINKELIVPGLGISNASDDELESLADNAEASLEILSAMISLRAHVGWSTHGHTAVDVNIYSSGGPGTEKIRGNVENTDVGKFLRRYLDVEGDVEEITKELRAKTEKPGEAAQSMAVEQMSGVEHYHAQEI is encoded by the exons ATG CCGTCCGAACGCCATCCTCTCCTATCCAACCGCGGCGAGTCGGCCGAAGCCGCCCAGGCAAAGGCTGCCTTGCGCTCTTCACGTATCCGCGAGattgccttcttcgcctgGGGCCTCCTTGCCACTGCCGCCTTCATCGTCGCTGCTGTTTGGATCCAGCATGACGCTCAGACCGGCCATggcgacaacaacaacaataataCTGTCGCTCCGAAGCGCAACTTGGTCTTCATGGTGTCCGACGGCATGGGACCGGCGTCGCTCTCCTTGACTCGAAGCTACCGCCAGTATATCAACAACCTCCCCGAGAACGACACTCTCGTCCTAGACCAGCACTTTTGGGGCACCAGCCGCACTCGCTCCAGCAACTCCCTCGTCACCGACAGCGCTGCCGGCGCCACGGCCTTTGCCTGCGGCCTCAAGAGCTACAACGGCGCCATCTCAGTCCTGCCCGACTTTGAGCCATGCGGATCTGTCATGGAGGCAGCGAAGAGAGTTGGATACACAACGGGACTGGTCGTCACAACAGACATCACAGATGCCACACCCGCTACTTTTGTCAGCCACGTCCTGAGGCGAGAGATGGAGGACTCGATTGCCCTCCAGGAAATCGGAGAGGGCGTCCTGGGCCGCTCAGTTGATCTCATGCTCGGTGGTGGTCGTTGCCATTTCCTGCCCAACAGCACCAAGGGTGGATGTCGTGAGGATGAGCTGGATGTCACGCGTCTGGCTCAGGAGAAGCATGGCTGGACCTACACCGATAACCGTCAGGGCTTTGACGCTCTCGATGGCGGCGACAAGGTCAAGCTTCCTTTCCTCGGTCTCTTTGCCGAACGAGACGTTCCCTTCGAGATTGATAGACAGAAGCAGCACGACGTTTACCCCAGCTTGAGCGAGATGGCCACCACTGCCCTGCGAGCCCTCGAAAAGGCAACCAAAGACTCGgacaagggcttcttcctcatgATTGAGGGCAGCCGCATCGACCATGCCGGACACTTCAACGACCCTGCTGCTCAGGTCCGCGAGGTTCTCGAGTACGACAAGACGTTCAAGGCCGTCCTCGACTTCATCGCCGACAGCAAGACGGAGACGGTCCTCGTAGCCACCAGCGACCACGAAACCGGCGGCCTCGCCACCGCCATCCAGGAGCCTGGCCATCTGCCAGTGTACAACTGGTACCCTCGCGCCCTCGCCAGGGCCACCTCCTCGGCCGAGTTCCTCGCCGCCAAGCTCCGTTCCCACGCTGCATCCGTCACGCCCGCctccaaggacaagaagaaggagaagagggagaaggccaaggccgacCTCAAGAAGTGGATCAACAAGGAGCTCATCGTCCCCGGCCTgggcatctccaacgcctCCGACGACGAACTCGAGTCTCTGGCTGACAACGCCGAGGCTTCCCTCGAGATCCTCTCCGCCATGATTTCCCTGCGCGCTCACGTCGGCTGGAGCACCCACGGACACACCGCCGTCGACGTCAACATTTACTCGTCTGGAGGACCCGGCACGGAAAAGATTCGTGGGAACGTCGAGAACACCGATGTCGGCAAGTTCTTGAGGCGCTATCTCGACGTCGAGGGTGACGTTGAGGAGATTACCAAGGAGCTGAGGGCCAAGACGGAGAAGCCCGGTGAAGCTGCGCAGAGCATGGCAGTCGAGCAGATGAGCGGCGTAGAGCACTATCACGCACAAGAGATTTGA